A section of the Spirosoma pollinicola genome encodes:
- a CDS encoding RNA polymerase sigma factor yields the protein MELTDNELTLRLKQNDEVAFETLFRRYYHYLYSIAIQYVKDPALAEDALQEVYLKLWTYRAQLDELQSVRNYLATAMRHQVLNSIRANKRTILRHMSHQVTQTETDTTTEETLLLNEYSSVLQDGLRKLSAQRRLVFTLRSEEGLSNEEVASKLQISINTVKVQYYHACRFLRDYLRQHAGIEAMILIVATFCS from the coding sequence ATGGAACTGACGGATAATGAATTAACACTTCGGTTAAAACAAAACGACGAAGTAGCGTTCGAAACCTTGTTTCGGCGGTATTACCATTATCTATATAGTATTGCCATTCAGTATGTAAAAGACCCGGCTCTAGCTGAAGATGCCCTCCAGGAAGTATACCTGAAATTGTGGACCTATCGAGCTCAGTTAGACGAATTGCAGTCGGTTAGAAATTACCTGGCAACCGCCATGCGGCACCAGGTCTTAAACAGCATTCGCGCTAACAAACGGACTATTCTACGGCATATGAGCCATCAGGTTACGCAAACAGAGACCGATACAACAACCGAAGAGACCCTCCTGTTGAACGAATATAGCTCTGTTCTTCAAGATGGCCTTCGTAAGCTTTCTGCCCAACGGCGATTGGTGTTTACGCTGCGATCTGAAGAGGGTTTATCGAATGAAGAGGTGGCATCAAAACTTCAGATTTCCATTAATACGGTCAAGGTACAATACTACCACGCCTGCCGATTTCTCCGTGACTACTTACGCCAGCACGCAGGTATAGAAGCTATGATTTTAATTGTCGCTACTTTTTGTAGTTAA
- a CDS encoding penicillin acylase family protein, producing the protein MRYTKAIAVSLFTLVLVWALNRSWGSIPAFGPLLSPFIGFWQNAESVNNADEEITLNGTKAPVTVIFDDLAIPHVFAQNDADAYFAQGYLTARDRLWQMEFQTHAAAGRVSELVGDKALELDRYNRHLGMGFGAERAVKEMMKDPRSRESVEAYTAGINAYIKQLSPANYPLEYKLLGYAPEPWQPIKCAYFLKYMSGVLALGADDLNMSNVLKKVGPAVTSDLFPDYPFREDPIIPTGTKWDFSPVKVPTVPANVFPDTKPLAMNWPEHDPAIGSNNWAVGPQKSATGYPILANDPHLTLSLPSIWYQIQLVTPTMNVYGASMPGSPGVIIGFNKQVAWGVTNVGADVLDFYQIRFKDTSKQEYWHDNRWKPVSRRLEVIKVKGKPDVVDTVLYTHHGPIMYEVGQKPFAKNVPVGYAARWIAHEASNDFLTYYLLDRAKNHDDYRKALSFYGAPAQNFVFADVAKDIAISPNGRFPLKWKDQGKFLLDGTNPAHDWQGWIPAAQNPHVKNPPRGFVSSANQSSTDPTYPYYINWQFAPAERGTRINQRLTAMQKATPDSLRMLQNDNLNLRAANALPVFLPYIQEKGLSGEQAKALGIMKKWRYNHDVAETAPTIFTEWMRQYMDGVWKDDFPSNDTTTLRYPSFDRTLQLSEKEPNANWFDDVTTPAHETIGSVLTQSFQSAVDSLTRQHGPIGTAWQWGSHKATKIGHLARLDALSALNVQIGGGAGIVNATTERTGPSWRMVVALGPTPKAYGVYPGGQSGNPGSPYYLNMLETWRTGQLNELLFLQTPQDKNARIKRRLTLK; encoded by the coding sequence ATGCGTTATACGAAGGCAATAGCTGTTTCGCTATTTACATTAGTACTTGTTTGGGCGTTAAATCGCTCGTGGGGCAGCATTCCGGCCTTCGGTCCATTATTAAGTCCTTTTATTGGATTCTGGCAAAATGCTGAGTCTGTAAACAATGCCGATGAAGAAATCACGCTGAACGGAACCAAAGCCCCCGTGACGGTTATCTTCGATGACTTAGCCATTCCACACGTTTTTGCCCAGAATGACGCCGATGCTTATTTCGCGCAGGGCTACCTTACGGCCCGCGACCGGCTTTGGCAAATGGAATTCCAGACCCATGCTGCTGCCGGGCGGGTTTCTGAACTGGTTGGCGATAAAGCACTGGAATTGGACCGTTACAACCGACACCTTGGCATGGGCTTCGGTGCCGAACGGGCAGTGAAAGAAATGATGAAAGATCCGCGATCCCGCGAATCGGTCGAGGCTTACACCGCTGGTATCAATGCCTACATCAAGCAACTGTCTCCCGCCAACTATCCGCTCGAGTACAAATTGCTGGGTTACGCGCCTGAACCCTGGCAACCCATCAAGTGTGCATACTTTCTAAAATATATGTCGGGCGTTCTGGCACTGGGAGCCGACGACCTGAACATGAGCAACGTGCTGAAAAAGGTTGGCCCTGCCGTTACATCCGATCTCTTTCCTGATTATCCATTTCGTGAAGACCCTATCATACCGACCGGAACAAAGTGGGATTTTTCTCCGGTGAAAGTCCCGACTGTTCCAGCCAACGTCTTTCCAGACACGAAGCCGCTGGCCATGAACTGGCCGGAACATGACCCCGCCATTGGCAGTAATAACTGGGCGGTTGGTCCACAGAAATCAGCAACGGGCTATCCTATTCTGGCTAATGACCCGCACCTGACGCTTAGTTTGCCATCTATCTGGTATCAGATTCAGCTGGTCACGCCAACCATGAACGTATATGGAGCCTCGATGCCTGGTTCGCCGGGGGTTATTATTGGCTTTAATAAACAGGTCGCCTGGGGTGTTACCAACGTTGGGGCTGATGTGCTTGATTTCTACCAGATTCGATTTAAAGATACTTCTAAGCAAGAATACTGGCACGACAACCGCTGGAAACCGGTAAGTCGTCGGCTGGAAGTCATTAAAGTGAAAGGCAAGCCCGATGTGGTCGATACCGTGCTTTATACGCATCACGGACCCATTATGTATGAGGTAGGCCAGAAACCGTTTGCCAAAAATGTACCGGTGGGCTATGCCGCTCGTTGGATTGCGCATGAAGCATCTAATGATTTCCTGACATACTATTTACTGGATCGCGCCAAGAACCACGACGATTACCGCAAGGCCTTGTCTTTTTACGGGGCTCCGGCTCAGAACTTCGTTTTTGCTGACGTAGCCAAGGACATTGCGATCTCGCCAAACGGCCGTTTCCCGCTTAAATGGAAAGACCAGGGTAAGTTTCTGCTGGACGGTACCAATCCCGCTCACGACTGGCAGGGCTGGATTCCGGCGGCACAGAATCCGCACGTAAAAAATCCGCCCAGAGGTTTTGTTAGCTCAGCTAACCAGTCATCTACCGATCCCACCTATCCGTATTATATCAACTGGCAATTTGCCCCCGCTGAACGGGGCACCCGAATCAATCAACGGTTGACGGCTATGCAAAAAGCTACGCCTGATAGTCTGCGCATGTTACAAAATGACAACCTGAATCTGCGGGCAGCTAATGCACTTCCTGTCTTTTTACCTTACATACAGGAGAAAGGCTTATCGGGCGAGCAGGCAAAGGCGTTGGGTATCATGAAGAAATGGCGGTACAACCATGATGTAGCCGAAACCGCACCCACCATTTTTACAGAATGGATGCGTCAGTACATGGATGGTGTCTGGAAAGATGATTTTCCGAGCAACGATACAACTACGCTGCGTTACCCAAGTTTTGACCGGACCCTTCAACTGTCCGAAAAAGAGCCAAACGCGAACTGGTTCGATGATGTAACGACGCCCGCTCATGAGACGATTGGCAGCGTATTGACGCAAAGTTTTCAATCGGCGGTTGATTCGTTAACCCGGCAGCACGGACCAATAGGAACTGCCTGGCAATGGGGGAGCCACAAAGCGACCAAAATTGGTCATTTGGCCCGTCTGGATGCGCTCAGTGCGCTAAACGTTCAAATTGGGGGTGGGGCGGGTATTGTTAACGCCACGACCGAGCGTACCGGCCCATCGTGGCGAATGGTCGTGGCATTGGGACCAACACCTAAAGCCTACGGTGTATACCCTGGCGGGCAGTCGGGTAATCCGGGTAGTCCTTATTATTTGAACATGCTTGAAACCTGGCGTACCGGTCAGCTTAATGAACTGCTGTTTTTGCAAACACCGCAGGACAAAAATGCACGCATCAAGCGAAGACTCACATTGAAATAA
- a CDS encoding OmpH family outer membrane protein — protein MKNASLILNVILTIAVAILYYLHFKDHQPEAVSDVKTTTTDVKGKAIVYVNVDSLLTKYDYFKDTQKVLESKRFQLENDLAAKGRNLQNKVTFFQQRAATMTQEQGRATEASLQKEQQDILAYRERAAQSLAAEEQTKNKQLYDQIYDYLKKENAQNKYEFVLGYTKGGGILFADQSGDQTSRILAGLNKEYKAKQEKK, from the coding sequence GTGAAGAATGCCTCATTAATTCTAAATGTCATCCTGACAATTGCCGTAGCTATATTGTACTACCTGCATTTTAAAGATCACCAGCCCGAGGCTGTTTCGGATGTTAAAACTACCACTACCGACGTAAAAGGTAAGGCTATTGTCTACGTAAATGTCGATTCACTGCTAACCAAATACGATTATTTCAAAGACACTCAGAAAGTCCTTGAAAGCAAGCGGTTTCAGTTAGAAAACGATTTAGCGGCCAAAGGTCGTAATCTGCAAAACAAAGTGACATTCTTTCAGCAACGGGCTGCTACCATGACCCAGGAACAAGGTCGTGCTACCGAAGCGTCGCTGCAAAAGGAGCAACAGGACATTCTGGCCTACCGCGAACGGGCTGCCCAGAGTCTGGCTGCTGAAGAACAAACAAAAAACAAACAACTCTACGACCAGATTTACGACTATCTGAAGAAAGAGAACGCCCAGAACAAATATGAATTCGTATTGGGCTATACTAAAGGTGGCGGCATTCTGTTCGCCGATCAATCGGGCGATCAAACCAGTCGTATTCTGGCTGGACTGAACAAAGAGTACAAAGCCAAACAAGAGAAAAAATAA
- the smpB gene encoding SsrA-binding protein SmpB → MASASIVKQVDIRNRRASFEYSFLETYTAGIVLTGTEIKSVRQGKVNLQDAYCLIHNDELFIRQMSISTYTEGTHYNHEPLRDRKLLLAKREIRRLSEKLKDQGLTIVPVRMFTSERGFAKIDIALAKGKKLFDKRDSIKERDVEREMQRERY, encoded by the coding sequence ATGGCATCTGCTTCAATTGTTAAACAAGTTGATATCCGCAATCGACGGGCTTCGTTCGAGTATTCGTTTCTGGAAACCTATACCGCTGGTATTGTCTTGACAGGTACCGAAATAAAATCTGTTCGACAGGGGAAGGTAAATTTGCAGGATGCGTATTGCCTGATTCACAATGATGAGCTCTTTATTCGTCAAATGAGCATCTCGACTTACACCGAGGGAACACACTACAACCACGAACCCTTACGCGACAGAAAGCTTTTACTGGCAAAACGGGAAATCAGACGGCTTTCAGAAAAATTGAAAGATCAGGGATTGACCATCGTTCCTGTCCGTATGTTTACCAGCGAACGGGGCTTCGCTAAAATCGATATTGCGCTGGCAAAGGGTAAAAAATTATTCGATAAACGAGATAGTATTAAAGAGCGTGACGTTGAGCGGGAAATGCAGCGCGAACGATATTAA
- a CDS encoding HNH endonuclease codes for MGRKVLVLNQDYSAFSICSVPKAFLLVYLDKAELVAESEQFMLRTVSAEYPMPSVIRLHRYISLPYKGVMLTRQNIFKRDGHHCQYCGTTEDLTLDHVMPKSRGGKTSWDNLATACKRCNSRKGDYTPEEANLKLRQKPFKPTFLVFLREFSGSLEQSWMPFLAKKEKAFK; via the coding sequence ATGGGTAGGAAAGTATTAGTCTTAAATCAAGATTACAGTGCCTTCAGCATCTGCTCCGTTCCCAAAGCATTTTTGCTGGTTTATTTAGATAAAGCTGAACTTGTTGCCGAATCAGAACAGTTCATGCTTCGAACTGTCTCGGCAGAGTACCCGATGCCATCGGTCATTCGCCTTCACCGGTACATAAGTTTACCCTACAAAGGGGTCATGCTTACCCGACAGAACATCTTTAAACGCGACGGGCATCATTGTCAATACTGTGGCACAACGGAGGATTTAACCCTCGACCATGTAATGCCGAAGTCACGGGGTGGCAAAACAAGTTGGGATAACTTAGCTACTGCCTGCAAGCGTTGCAATTCGCGCAAAGGCGATTATACGCCAGAAGAAGCTAACCTCAAGTTGCGGCAAAAGCCATTTAAACCCACATTTCTGGTCTTCCTGCGTGAATTTTCGGGCTCTCTTGAGCAAAGCTGGATGCCATTTCTAGCTAAGAAGGAAAAAGCATTTAAGTAA
- the rpsA gene encoding 30S ribosomal protein S1: protein MSKTQQRELPAFDWDRSDNKGFGSGYSVEEHNRMLELYDNTLSEVKEKEVVMGTVVGITDREVLLNIGFKSDGLVPASEFRDMPDLKMGDEIEVYVENQEDPNGQLVLSRKKAKVITAWQKIQRALDEDLVIDGFVKRRTKGGLIVDIFSIEAFLPGSQIDVKPIRDFDVFVGKKMEVKVVKINYANDNVVVSHKVLIEKDLEAQRAQILNNLEKGQVLEGVIKNMTNFGVFIDLGGVDGLLHITDISWGRISHPSEVLHLDQKVNVVVLDFDEDKKRISLGMKQLQAHPWDALAEDIQVGSKVKGKIVNVADYGAFLEIQPGVEGLIHVSEMSWSQHLRNPQEFLKVGDEVEAQVLTLDRNDRKMSLGIKQLTEDPWTRPELRAKYAVGTKHKGLVRNLTNFGLFLELEEGIDGLVHVSDLSWTKKVKHPSDFIKVGDELEVIVLELDVDNRRLALGHKQLEENPWDTFETVFAVGTIHRCTILNKNDKMATLELPYGIEGFSSLKNLGKEDGTFAEVGESLDFKVTEFSKEEKRIMLSHTKTWQEKNEPVKEVKAPKAASPKAASAPAQADRGATLGDLDALAALKEQLEGRN from the coding sequence ATGAGCAAAACGCAGCAACGCGAACTGCCGGCATTTGATTGGGACCGGTCAGACAACAAAGGGTTTGGAAGCGGCTATTCGGTTGAAGAACACAACCGGATGTTGGAACTTTACGACAACACTCTGTCGGAAGTTAAAGAGAAAGAAGTGGTAATGGGAACCGTCGTTGGGATAACAGACCGGGAAGTACTACTCAACATCGGCTTCAAGTCGGATGGCTTAGTGCCAGCTTCTGAATTCCGGGATATGCCGGACCTGAAGATGGGTGATGAAATTGAAGTTTACGTAGAAAATCAGGAAGATCCGAATGGCCAGTTAGTACTGTCGCGCAAAAAAGCGAAAGTAATTACGGCATGGCAGAAAATCCAGCGTGCTCTGGACGAAGACCTCGTTATTGATGGTTTCGTTAAACGCCGGACTAAGGGTGGACTGATTGTTGATATTTTCAGCATCGAAGCGTTCTTACCAGGTTCGCAAATCGACGTGAAACCAATTCGCGACTTCGATGTATTCGTTGGCAAGAAAATGGAGGTTAAAGTCGTCAAGATTAACTATGCAAATGACAACGTCGTTGTATCGCATAAAGTCCTGATTGAAAAAGATCTCGAAGCACAACGTGCACAAATCCTGAACAACCTCGAAAAAGGTCAGGTATTGGAAGGTGTTATCAAAAACATGACCAACTTCGGTGTATTCATCGACCTTGGTGGTGTCGATGGTCTGTTGCACATCACGGATATTTCGTGGGGTCGTATCAGCCACCCATCAGAAGTACTGCACCTCGACCAGAAGGTCAACGTGGTTGTACTCGACTTCGACGAAGACAAGAAGCGTATTTCGCTGGGTATGAAGCAACTCCAGGCTCACCCTTGGGATGCTCTGGCCGAAGACATTCAGGTTGGCTCGAAAGTGAAAGGCAAAATCGTGAACGTAGCCGATTACGGTGCGTTCCTCGAAATCCAGCCGGGCGTAGAAGGACTGATCCACGTGTCAGAAATGTCATGGTCTCAGCATCTGCGTAACCCACAGGAATTCCTGAAAGTTGGTGATGAAGTAGAAGCACAAGTGCTGACACTGGATCGTAACGACCGTAAAATGTCGTTGGGTATCAAACAACTGACCGAAGATCCCTGGACTCGTCCTGAACTGCGTGCTAAATACGCCGTTGGAACGAAACATAAAGGATTGGTGCGTAACCTGACAAACTTCGGCCTGTTCCTTGAACTGGAAGAAGGTATCGACGGACTCGTACACGTATCTGACCTGTCATGGACGAAAAAGGTGAAACATCCTTCGGACTTCATTAAAGTTGGCGACGAACTCGAAGTGATTGTACTTGAACTGGACGTCGACAACCGTCGTCTGGCTCTAGGTCACAAACAACTCGAAGAGAACCCATGGGATACGTTTGAAACTGTATTTGCTGTTGGCACCATTCATCGTTGCACGATTCTGAACAAGAACGACAAGATGGCTACTCTCGAACTACCATATGGTATCGAAGGCTTCTCGTCGCTCAAGAATCTGGGTAAAGAAGACGGTACCTTCGCTGAGGTTGGCGAATCACTTGATTTCAAAGTAACGGAATTCTCGAAAGAAGAGAAGCGTATTATGCTGTCGCACACAAAAACGTGGCAGGAGAAAAACGAACCCGTGAAAGAAGTAAAAGCGCCTAAGGCTGCTTCACCAAAAGCTGCTTCGGCTCCAGCTCAGGCTGACCGTGGCGCTACACTAGGTGATCTGGATGCTCTGGCTGCTCTGAAAGAACAACTGGAAGGCCGGAACTAA
- a CDS encoding c-type cytochrome, producing MSINSKNTVHKMSRFYKLCVAIILSLTLLVSNSQVKAQDAAAGGAPAAAAAAPTGGGDAEKGKSLFTNNCAQCHAVTDEKVVGPGLKGIESRAPSKDWLHKWIRNSSAVIATGDAYANQVFNANGKVQMSSFPSLSDADIDGILAYIDQAGKPVVATAPAGGGDVTTAPAASTGGPSELFTIVLVALLIVMVLVLGVLLAIVTLLSKAVTPTADGTIAASSFSQRLKSNLSSAVNNPTLRSIVIWLFLLVATKATIDGAYGVGIQQGYAPKQPIAYSHKLHAGQYKIDCNYCHTGAQKGKSATIPAANICMNCHGVIKKESPEIQKIYTAIENNQPIEWVRVHNLPDLAYFNHAQHVNVGNVACQTCHGEIEKMEVVEQRSSLTMGWCIDCHRRTEVNTKDNAYYDKLVALHRKESKEPLKVANIGGLECSKCHY from the coding sequence ATGTCAATCAACTCAAAAAATACAGTTCATAAAATGAGTCGCTTCTATAAGCTTTGCGTGGCTATCATTCTATCACTGACATTGTTGGTTTCCAACAGTCAAGTGAAAGCGCAGGATGCGGCAGCCGGTGGTGCTCCAGCCGCAGCAGCAGCTGCCCCTACGGGTGGTGGGGATGCCGAAAAGGGAAAGTCTCTGTTTACCAATAACTGTGCACAGTGCCACGCGGTAACAGACGAAAAAGTGGTTGGTCCTGGCTTAAAAGGGATTGAAAGCCGCGCCCCAAGTAAAGACTGGCTGCATAAATGGATCAGAAACTCATCGGCGGTGATTGCTACTGGTGATGCGTATGCAAACCAGGTGTTCAATGCCAATGGCAAAGTGCAGATGTCAAGTTTCCCGAGTTTATCGGATGCTGACATTGATGGCATTCTAGCCTATATTGATCAGGCTGGCAAACCTGTAGTTGCTACTGCACCTGCTGGTGGTGGAGACGTTACAACTGCTCCCGCAGCTTCAACAGGCGGTCCTTCAGAACTGTTCACAATCGTTCTGGTTGCCCTTCTTATTGTTATGGTTTTGGTACTTGGCGTTTTACTTGCCATTGTAACGTTGCTGTCGAAAGCTGTAACACCTACTGCAGATGGTACAATCGCTGCTTCTTCGTTTAGCCAGCGTTTGAAATCAAACCTGTCGAGTGCCGTTAACAATCCAACACTTCGGTCAATCGTAATTTGGCTGTTCCTGCTGGTAGCGACGAAAGCAACTATCGATGGAGCTTATGGCGTTGGTATCCAACAAGGCTATGCGCCAAAACAACCTATTGCCTATTCACACAAATTGCATGCTGGTCAGTATAAGATCGACTGCAATTATTGTCACACAGGTGCTCAGAAAGGTAAAAGCGCTACAATTCCAGCTGCTAACATCTGTATGAATTGCCATGGTGTCATCAAGAAAGAGTCGCCAGAGATTCAGAAGATATATACGGCTATTGAAAATAATCAACCCATCGAGTGGGTACGGGTTCATAACTTACCTGACTTGGCTTACTTCAATCACGCTCAACACGTAAATGTGGGTAACGTGGCGTGCCAGACTTGTCACGGTGAAATTGAAAAAATGGAAGTGGTTGAACAACGTTCATCGTTAACGATGGGCTGGTGTATCGACTGTCACCGCCGGACTGAAGTTAATACCAAAGACAACGCGTACTACGATAAGCTAGTAGCTCTGCACCGTAAGGAAAGCAAGGAGCCGCTTAAAGTAGCGAACATTGGTGGTCTGGAATGTTCTAAATGTCACTATTAA
- a CDS encoding TAT-variant-translocated molybdopterin oxidoreductase: MENTSKRYWKGVEELRNDATFVKNANSEFANPDLSESSNDLDGLLGGSNTQRRDFLKVMGFGMAAVSLAACEAPVHKAIPYINKPEFTFPSISDYYASTFSEGGDYAAVLVETREGRPIKIEGNPQSSISKGRTTAKVQASVLSLYDIDKLKGAKRGDADIDWATADREIVGQLNSVAAKGGAIRIVTSTILSPATKAVIADFAAKYPTARHITYDANSVFGIVQANQTSFGKAVIPSYDFSKAETIVSIGADFLGTWIAPLEYMAAYAQGRKIGAIGGGKKSMSRHYQFETGLSMTGANADYRTPIKPSQEGLVVAALYNKVAAKLGGTAVSSPAITVADLDKAASDLAASRGKALVVSGSNDPNVQTVVNALNNLLGSYGTTIDINTPVNYRQGNDQQMNAFINEAKAGQVGAVLFYGANPVYDHPRGAELAEALPKIALSVSFADRADETASLSKFITPVPHYLECWNDAEPKAGYYSLTQPAITLIFKTRQFQSSLLTWAGKPADFQVYLKNYWRATYYPKASGFSSFDAFWVQSLNDGVFEPTKGQVAAGGASFAGSVAQAVAGITQRYKPTTGMELSLYEKVGVGTGVMANNPWLQELPDPVSKACWDNYAAISQKTAKDMGLAQNDMVTVSVNGKSIELPVLIQPGQADSTVSIAIGYGREKAGKSANGVGKNAYPFASVAGGSINFSAFSAKVEKASGKHEIAQTQTHDTVMGRRAVLQESILAKYQKNPKAGRYEPKVQTSVGPTDPTDITLWNGYGKPNHSWGMVIDLNSCVGCGTCVVACNAENNIQVVGRQEVINRREMHWMRIDRYYSSDAEAEDYSALEVASANPEVTFQPMLCQHCSNAPCETVCPVLATTHSTEGLNQMTYNRCIGTRYCANNCPYKVRRFNWFKYHDNDNYDYHFNNDLGKMVINPDVTVRSRGVIEKCSFCVQRIQEGKLTAKKERRRLAPDEVQTACAQSCPTNAIVFGDMNNPESSISKILEVELEGRAFHVLEEINVRPQISYLTKIRNKDENPKEPATQESHA, translated from the coding sequence ATGGAAAATACATCTAAACGGTATTGGAAAGGGGTTGAGGAATTACGCAATGACGCGACGTTTGTCAAGAACGCTAACAGCGAATTTGCTAATCCTGACCTGAGTGAATCATCGAACGACCTGGATGGTCTGCTCGGTGGCTCAAATACCCAACGCCGTGACTTTTTAAAAGTAATGGGTTTTGGTATGGCCGCTGTTTCATTGGCTGCCTGTGAAGCACCGGTTCATAAGGCCATTCCTTATATCAACAAACCAGAATTTACATTCCCATCTATTTCAGATTACTACGCATCTACTTTTAGTGAAGGTGGTGATTACGCAGCGGTTCTGGTAGAAACTCGTGAAGGACGGCCTATAAAAATAGAAGGTAACCCTCAGTCAAGTATATCGAAAGGCCGTACTACGGCAAAAGTTCAGGCATCTGTCCTGTCGCTTTATGACATCGATAAACTGAAAGGAGCAAAACGTGGGGATGCAGATATTGACTGGGCTACTGCCGATCGGGAGATTGTTGGTCAATTGAATTCCGTCGCTGCAAAAGGCGGAGCCATTCGTATCGTTACGTCAACTATCCTCAGCCCTGCGACGAAAGCCGTTATTGCTGATTTTGCTGCAAAATACCCGACAGCCCGCCACATTACATACGACGCTAACTCGGTGTTCGGTATTGTACAGGCAAACCAAACATCGTTTGGGAAAGCGGTAATTCCGTCTTATGATTTTAGTAAGGCCGAAACAATAGTTAGTATTGGTGCCGATTTCCTGGGTACTTGGATTGCTCCCCTCGAATATATGGCAGCTTACGCTCAAGGGCGTAAAATTGGTGCTATTGGTGGTGGCAAGAAAAGTATGTCACGGCATTACCAATTCGAGACGGGTCTGTCAATGACGGGAGCTAATGCTGATTATCGGACGCCAATCAAGCCATCACAGGAAGGCCTGGTCGTAGCAGCACTTTATAATAAAGTAGCGGCTAAATTGGGTGGTACAGCAGTTAGTTCACCGGCCATAACGGTGGCTGATCTAGACAAAGCTGCTAGTGATTTAGCTGCTTCGCGTGGTAAGGCATTGGTTGTTTCGGGGTCTAATGATCCAAACGTTCAAACAGTTGTCAACGCGCTGAATAACCTGTTAGGTAGCTACGGTACAACAATTGACATTAATACGCCGGTTAATTATCGTCAGGGTAATGATCAGCAAATGAATGCCTTCATTAATGAGGCAAAAGCAGGTCAGGTTGGAGCTGTTCTTTTTTACGGTGCAAACCCGGTTTATGATCACCCACGTGGTGCCGAACTAGCCGAAGCTTTACCAAAAATTGCCTTATCGGTTTCCTTCGCTGATCGTGCGGATGAAACAGCTTCACTCTCGAAATTTATCACACCAGTTCCTCACTATCTTGAGTGCTGGAACGATGCTGAGCCAAAAGCAGGCTATTATAGTCTTACACAGCCAGCAATCACCCTAATTTTCAAAACCCGCCAATTCCAGTCAAGCTTATTGACCTGGGCTGGTAAGCCAGCCGATTTTCAGGTTTACCTGAAAAATTACTGGCGGGCAACCTACTACCCAAAAGCTTCTGGCTTTAGTTCTTTTGATGCTTTCTGGGTGCAATCCCTTAATGATGGTGTTTTCGAGCCAACTAAAGGTCAGGTTGCTGCAGGTGGCGCTTCATTTGCAGGTAGTGTAGCTCAGGCAGTTGCGGGAATAACCCAACGCTATAAGCCAACGACTGGTATGGAGCTTTCTTTATATGAGAAAGTGGGCGTTGGTACGGGTGTAATGGCTAATAATCCTTGGTTACAGGAGTTGCCTGATCCCGTCTCAAAAGCTTGTTGGGACAATTATGCCGCCATTTCGCAAAAGACAGCCAAAGATATGGGTCTCGCGCAAAATGACATGGTCACTGTTTCTGTAAACGGCAAGTCGATTGAATTGCCTGTACTGATTCAGCCTGGTCAGGCCGACAGCACTGTATCGATAGCTATTGGTTATGGCCGCGAAAAAGCTGGTAAATCGGCGAACGGTGTCGGTAAAAATGCCTATCCATTTGCATCTGTAGCTGGTGGTTCTATCAATTTCTCTGCTTTCAGCGCTAAGGTTGAAAAAGCAAGTGGTAAGCATGAAATCGCCCAAACACAAACGCACGATACCGTAATGGGTCGTCGAGCGGTGTTGCAAGAATCTATTCTGGCTAAATACCAAAAGAATCCGAAAGCTGGTCGTTATGAACCTAAAGTGCAGACGTCGGTAGGGCCAACAGATCCTACAGATATCACACTCTGGAATGGTTATGGCAAGCCGAATCACTCATGGGGCATGGTCATCGACTTGAACTCATGCGTAGGTTGTGGAACCTGCGTTGTTGCTTGTAATGCAGAGAACAACATTCAGGTTGTTGGCCGCCAGGAGGTAATAAATCGACGCGAAATGCACTGGATGCGTATCGATCGTTATTACAGTAGTGATGCCGAAGCAGAAGATTATTCGGCTTTAGAAGTGGCTTCGGCTAATCCTGAAGTGACGTTTCAGCCTATGCTTTGCCAGCATTGCAGCAACGCTCCCTGCGAAACGGTTTGTCCTGTTCTTGCTACAACACATAGCACGGAAGGATTAAACCAGATGACCTATAACCGTTGTATCGGTACACGTTATTGCGCAAACAACTGCCCATATAAAGTGCGTCGTTTCAACTGGTTTAAGTATCATGACAATGATAATTATGATTATCATTTCAATAATGACCTTGGTAAAATGGTCATTAATCCAGACGTAACCGTTCGCTCTCGTGGAGTTATCGAGAAATGTTCGTTCTGCGTACAGCGGATTCAGGAAGGCAAATTGACAGCTAAAAAAGAGCGCCGTCGATTGGCACCGGATGAAGTTCAAACAGCCTGCGCACAGTCTTGCCCAACGAACGCTATTGTTTTTGGTGATATGAACAATCCCGAAAGTTCAATTTCTAAAATACTTGAAGTTGAATTGGAAGGTCGTGCTTTCCACGTACTGGAAGAAATCAACGTGAGACCACAAATCTCATACCTGACTAAGATTCGGAATAAGGACGAAAATCCAAAGGAACCGGCAACTCAAGAGTCTCACGCATAA